A genomic stretch from Mycobacterium cookii includes:
- a CDS encoding universal stress protein yields the protein MTTYRTVVVGTDGSESSLRAVDRAATIAADSDAKLVIATGYFPSPDDLRAADTLGQEGYKVRGNAPIYAALHDAHDRAKAAGAKNIEDRPIKDSPVHALVDLAEEVGADLLVVGNVGLDARSAIVGRVFSIPGAVANRAKVDVLIVRTSA from the coding sequence ATGACGACCTATCGAACAGTGGTGGTCGGCACCGACGGCTCGGAGTCTTCACTGCGCGCGGTGGACCGTGCCGCCACGATCGCGGCCGACTCGGACGCAAAGTTGGTGATCGCGACGGGCTACTTTCCGTCGCCCGACGATCTGCGCGCCGCCGACACGCTCGGGCAAGAGGGCTACAAGGTGCGCGGCAATGCGCCGATCTATGCGGCGTTGCACGACGCACACGACCGGGCGAAGGCGGCCGGCGCGAAGAACATCGAGGACCGGCCGATCAAAGACAGTCCGGTGCATGCGCTCGTCGACCTGGCCGAGGAAGTCGGAGCTGATCTTCTGGTGGTCGGAAATGTCGGGCTGGACGCCCGATCCGCGATCGTCGGGCGAGTGTTCTCCATCCCCGGAGCCGTCGCGAACCGGGCCAAGGTCGATGTGCTGATCGTTCGCACCTCTGCCTGA
- the cynS gene encoding cyanase, with protein MTRNEITEQIVLARLTKGLTWQELADAVGRPVVWTTSALLGQHPIPADIGKVFVDMLGLDESAIAVLAAPPMRGGLPTAVPTDPTIYRFYEALQVYGGALKELIHENFGDGIMSAINFSVDLQKKSHPSGDRVVVTFDGKFLPYDWVSADS; from the coding sequence ATGACGCGCAACGAGATCACTGAACAGATCGTCCTCGCCCGCCTCACCAAAGGCCTGACCTGGCAGGAATTGGCCGACGCGGTAGGCCGGCCGGTGGTGTGGACAACGTCGGCGCTGCTCGGCCAGCACCCGATCCCCGCCGACATCGGCAAGGTGTTCGTCGACATGTTGGGACTCGACGAGTCCGCAATCGCGGTGCTGGCCGCCCCGCCGATGCGCGGTGGGCTGCCCACGGCGGTGCCCACCGATCCGACCATCTACCGCTTCTACGAGGCTTTGCAGGTCTACGGCGGGGCGCTCAAAGAGCTCATCCACGAGAACTTCGGCGACGGCATCATGAGCGCGATCAACTTCAGCGTCGACCTGCAGAAGAAATCTCATCCGAGCGGTGACCGGGTGGTCGTGACGTTCGACGGCAAATTTCTTCCCTACGATTGGGTTTCGGCAGATTCGTAA
- a CDS encoding DUF2254 domain-containing protein gives MRGPYFEADWRREALRTNLWLVPVAETVVVVVLFVITYTVDRSAYDGVVTLPPWVLSGTADVARVLLATVAAAIITVVGIVFSITIVALTLASTQFGPRMLRNFVRDPGTQLALGTFVASFCYAMVALVSVGGGPHGDFVPHLSITVTLVLTLFDVAVLIYFLNHIATMIQLPVVIAGIATTLVNEVTAMERYSEFGFGAARGPSHEELLNNLAESGAEIRTPRSGYLQVIRHDILVKIATAADAVVQLPHRPGHFMVAGQVIARVWPPEAADAVAERLALGHVAGAYRTLPQDVSFGFDQLVEIALRALSPAVNDTFTGMTCVDWIADCLCRIAPIWHPHRVRRDAEGNIRVIAFQPDFVRLVERTFDTIRQAAVGMPAIMIRQLDAVAKVIEQVPDRASRTALIRQAEAIQRSNLASVADASDRADVTQRFEAVMALVGPAATVRA, from the coding sequence ATGCGTGGTCCCTACTTCGAGGCCGATTGGCGACGCGAGGCGCTGCGGACCAATCTCTGGCTCGTCCCGGTCGCCGAAACCGTCGTCGTGGTCGTGCTCTTCGTCATCACCTACACGGTCGACCGCTCGGCGTACGACGGCGTGGTCACGCTGCCCCCGTGGGTTCTCAGCGGCACCGCCGACGTTGCACGGGTGCTGCTGGCCACCGTTGCCGCGGCAATCATCACGGTGGTCGGCATCGTCTTCTCGATCACGATCGTCGCGCTGACGCTGGCGTCGACGCAGTTCGGTCCGCGGATGTTGCGCAACTTCGTGCGGGACCCCGGAACCCAGTTGGCGTTGGGCACATTCGTGGCAAGTTTCTGCTACGCGATGGTCGCCCTGGTCTCGGTGGGCGGCGGACCGCACGGCGATTTCGTTCCGCACTTGTCGATCACGGTGACCCTGGTGCTCACGTTGTTCGACGTCGCGGTGCTGATCTACTTCCTCAACCACATCGCCACGATGATTCAGCTGCCGGTGGTGATCGCCGGCATCGCCACCACATTGGTCAACGAGGTCACCGCGATGGAGCGGTACAGCGAGTTCGGGTTCGGCGCGGCGCGCGGACCTTCGCACGAGGAATTGCTGAACAACCTGGCCGAGTCCGGTGCCGAGATCCGCACGCCGCGCAGTGGCTACCTCCAGGTGATCCGGCACGACATCCTGGTGAAGATCGCTACGGCGGCCGACGCCGTCGTCCAGTTACCGCACCGCCCTGGGCATTTCATGGTCGCGGGCCAGGTGATCGCGCGGGTCTGGCCGCCGGAGGCCGCCGACGCCGTGGCCGAGCGGCTGGCGCTCGGCCACGTTGCGGGCGCGTATCGCACGCTTCCGCAAGATGTTTCATTCGGATTCGACCAATTGGTCGAGATCGCCTTGCGGGCATTGTCGCCGGCGGTCAACGACACCTTCACCGGGATGACGTGCGTCGACTGGATCGCCGACTGCCTGTGCCGAATCGCGCCAATCTGGCATCCGCACCGAGTCCGCCGCGACGCCGAGGGCAACATCCGGGTCATCGCTTTCCAGCCCGACTTCGTCCGGCTGGTGGAGCGTACCTTCGATACGATCCGGCAGGCGGCAGTCGGCATGCCCGCCATCATGATTCGGCAGCTCGATGCGGTGGCCAAGGTCATCGAACAGGTCCCCGACCGGGCGTCCCGGACCGCGCTGATCCGCCAGGCCGAAGCGATCCAGCGGTCGAATCTGGCCTCGGTCGCCGATGCCTCCGACCGGGCGGACGTCACACAGCGGTTCGAGGCGGTCATGGCGCTGGTCGGTCCAGCGGCTACAGTTCGGGCGTGA